A single genomic interval of Clostridium facile harbors:
- a CDS encoding AEC family transporter yields MGTVLLKAFGLVFIIALAYFLKKVGFFKAEDANLTSKIMFNLTLPAAVITSFAHYQNDHSLFLLCFVGFGCGGVLLIVGWIISRRKSDEERIFYMLNLPGYNIGCFTMPFVQSFIGQFGVVATCMFDMGNSIICTGGSYAATCAVINNGEKTTVKSILKKLFSSIPFDVYLLLMVTALLGFSIPDGIVQVTSTIGSANSLMAMLTIGLMFELKPNRQHAKKVVLSLLIRYGFAVVTALIFYHCLPFSLEVRQVLVIISFAPIPALAPVFTAKCGGDTEIAGLVNSISILISIVAITALVSVMGLQ; encoded by the coding sequence ATGGGAACAGTATTGCTAAAAGCGTTTGGACTAGTATTTATTATTGCTCTGGCTTATTTTTTAAAAAAGGTAGGATTCTTTAAGGCAGAAGATGCAAACCTAACATCAAAAATTATGTTTAACCTTACACTGCCAGCGGCGGTCATTACATCATTTGCCCATTATCAAAACGATCATTCCCTATTTTTACTTTGTTTTGTTGGATTTGGCTGTGGAGGAGTATTACTAATAGTAGGTTGGATAATATCACGCCGCAAATCGGATGAAGAACGCATCTTTTATATGTTAAACCTGCCAGGTTATAATATCGGGTGTTTTACAATGCCGTTTGTCCAAAGTTTTATTGGACAGTTTGGAGTTGTGGCAACCTGTATGTTTGATATGGGAAACTCCATTATTTGTACTGGTGGCTCTTATGCGGCAACCTGTGCTGTAATCAATAATGGAGAAAAGACTACTGTAAAGAGTATATTGAAAAAGTTATTTTCCTCTATACCATTTGATGTATATTTGTTGTTGATGGTTACCGCCCTATTAGGATTTTCTATCCCTGATGGTATAGTACAGGTAACTTCGACTATAGGGTCTGCAAATAGTCTGATGGCGATGTTGACAATTGGACTGATGTTTGAGTTAAAACCTAACCGTCAGCACGCTAAAAAGGTAGTTCTTTCCCTATTAATCCGTTATGGGTTTGCAGTGGTTACAGCACTGATATTTTATCATTGCCTGCCATTTTCGTTGGAAGTGCGCCAGGTATTAGTAATTATATCTTTTGCTCCTATCCCAGCATTGGCACCTGTATTTACCGCAAAATGTGGTGGGGATACCGAAATTGCGGGGTTGGTAAACTCTATCAGCATTTTAATTAGCATTGTAGCAATTACTGCATTAGTCAGTGTAATGGGGCTTCAATAA
- a CDS encoding bis(5'-nucleosyl)-tetraphosphatase has translation MNYEKSCGAIVFRKFHGNIELLLIKHANGGHWSFPKGHVEAGETEVETAIREIREETGIEVMIDPTFREIVSYYPKRDIKKDVIYFIAKAKTYDYTPQEEEISQIKWVELDRVHQLLTYDNDKQLVNKARQIMKDSF, from the coding sequence ATGAATTACGAAAAATCTTGTGGCGCAATCGTTTTTCGTAAGTTCCATGGGAATATTGAGCTCCTTTTGATTAAACACGCCAATGGAGGACATTGGTCTTTTCCAAAAGGCCATGTGGAAGCTGGAGAAACTGAAGTGGAAACCGCTATCCGGGAAATAAGAGAGGAAACAGGGATTGAAGTAATGATTGATCCTACCTTTCGTGAAATTGTTTCTTATTATCCAAAGCGCGATATTAAAAAGGATGTTATTTATTTTATTGCAAAAGCAAAAACCTACGATTACACTCCACAAGAAGAAGAAATTTCCCAAATTAAGTGGGTGGAATTGGACCGCGTCCACCAGCTACTTACCTATGATAACGATAAACAGCTGGTAAACAAGGCCCGTCAGATTATGAAAGATAGCTTTTAA
- a CDS encoding Dabb family protein, translated as MVKHFVIWKLKDAFTVDQNIDHARKIKRSLEGLKGQIDGLVDIKVQDELLSSSSGTVLLDTTFVDEAALKAYQTNPKHLEVAFFVRSVAQERLSADYEC; from the coding sequence ATGGTGAAACATTTCGTGATTTGGAAATTAAAAGATGCTTTTACTGTGGATCAAAATATTGACCATGCCCGTAAAATAAAACGCAGTTTAGAGGGGCTAAAAGGTCAGATTGACGGTTTGGTTGATATTAAAGTACAGGATGAGTTGCTGTCATCCAGCAGCGGTACTGTATTGTTGGATACGACTTTTGTGGATGAAGCCGCTTTAAAGGCATATCAGACCAATCCAAAGCATTTAGAGGTTGCTTTTTTTGTCCGCTCTGTTGCACAGGAACGGTTAAGTGCGGATTATGAGTGTTAA
- a CDS encoding GIY-YIG nuclease family protein, with protein sequence MEQANFVYILQCRDGSLYTGWTCNLEKRVAVHSAGMGAKYTRSRLPVKLVYWEKCNSRSAAMKREYAIKQLSRQKKLELIQKNCSYVNVNK encoded by the coding sequence ATGGAACAAGCTAATTTTGTTTATATCTTACAGTGCAGAGATGGAAGCTTGTATACTGGTTGGACCTGTAATCTAGAAAAAAGGGTTGCTGTCCATTCTGCCGGCATGGGGGCAAAGTATACCCGTTCCCGCCTTCCGGTAAAATTGGTCTATTGGGAAAAATGTAATAGCCGTTCCGCTGCTATGAAACGGGAATATGCAATCAAACAGCTTTCGCGCCAGAAAAAGCTAGAACTTATCCAGAAAAATTGTTCTTATGTAAACGTTAATAAATAG
- a CDS encoding polysaccharide deacetylase family protein gives MRILLGGNKKFYFSLLLIISLALGMVAGIFFCFFYSDAKENRLLPVYQVETSEAKVALTFDVAWEDSDLEEILDLLEKYGAKATFFVTGDWLDRCPAGAQLIVNSGNGLQNHSNTHPHIQKLSTEDLLQDTVKCAEKIQAFTGKQPVYYRGPYGEYNNTVIQALSDYQVIQWNIDSKDWKLDATVESITQNVLPKMTNGSILLFHVDSKAKQTVPALQKILPEITKQYQCVLLEDLVLTDHYRIDHTGKQIATT, from the coding sequence ATGCGTATTCTGTTAGGCGGAAATAAGAAGTTTTATTTTTCTTTGCTACTGATCATTTCATTGGCACTGGGAATGGTAGCAGGTATCTTTTTTTGTTTTTTTTATTCAGATGCGAAAGAAAACCGTTTGTTGCCAGTATATCAAGTGGAAACATCTGAAGCAAAGGTCGCTTTGACATTTGATGTGGCTTGGGAAGACTCTGATTTAGAAGAAATTTTGGATTTATTAGAGAAATACGGAGCAAAAGCAACCTTTTTTGTCACAGGTGATTGGCTAGACCGGTGTCCAGCGGGGGCGCAATTGATTGTGAACTCTGGAAATGGGTTACAAAACCATTCCAATACCCATCCCCATATCCAAAAACTATCTACGGAAGATTTGTTGCAGGATACCGTAAAATGTGCTGAAAAAATACAGGCTTTTACGGGAAAACAGCCCGTTTATTATCGTGGTCCGTATGGAGAATACAATAATACGGTCATACAGGCATTATCTGATTATCAAGTAATCCAATGGAATATTGACAGCAAGGATTGGAAACTGGATGCAACAGTGGAGAGCATTACTCAAAATGTCCTTCCGAAAATGACTAACGGTTCTATTTTGTTATTCCATGTGGATTCGAAAGCAAAACAAACAGTGCCTGCCTTACAAAAAATACTTCCGGAAATAACAAAGCAGTACCAGTGTGTCTTATTAGAAGATTTGGTATTAACGGACCATTACCGAATTGACCACACAGGAAAACAGATTGCCACTACTTAG
- a CDS encoding DHHW family protein, whose translation MRNLKNSQSAEFPLPSATKVVKGNYDDQVEEYLKQTIPGKDWLLGLKTKAMILIGQKKINGVYLSGNRLLEDPQLPSNQAVNSMKDYINDFSNQFNGQSYITLLPSAAELYKEQIPSYIPRENEVTFINSMYAKMDPSITCLDSITPLTAAKTEQIYYNTQDSLTSLGAYTLYSYIAKSLGLVTTDLSDYSIEHASDSFRGDLYEKTRYEDAAFDNIDLYHYTKKELQIQVTEINGGSASTQNSIYYPEYLHTSDQTDVFLKGSSAPVTDIVTNNTEGKKMLIFGDENAGTLVQFYLPHCEQITVVNLNTWNTSYQDCIDLDSYHTALFLYSVNSLKESSQFVKLKQFFE comes from the coding sequence ATGAGGAATTTAAAAAATAGCCAATCAGCTGAGTTTCCTTTGCCTTCTGCGACAAAAGTTGTAAAAGGGAATTATGATGACCAGGTGGAAGAGTATTTAAAGCAAACAATTCCAGGGAAAGATTGGCTGTTGGGATTAAAAACAAAAGCGATGATTTTAATTGGGCAAAAAAAGATTAATGGGGTCTATTTGTCGGGAAACCGTTTATTAGAAGATCCACAATTGCCTTCTAACCAGGCCGTAAATTCGATGAAAGATTATATCAATGATTTTTCCAATCAGTTTAACGGGCAGTCCTACATTACCCTTTTACCCTCCGCAGCAGAATTATATAAAGAGCAGATACCATCCTATATTCCCAGAGAAAATGAAGTGACTTTTATCAATAGTATGTATGCAAAAATGGATCCCTCGATTACCTGTTTGGATTCTATTACCCCGTTAACCGCAGCAAAAACAGAACAGATCTATTATAATACTCAGGATAGTTTGACCAGTTTAGGGGCTTATACTTTGTATAGTTACATTGCAAAATCCCTTGGTTTAGTGACGACAGATTTATCGGATTATAGTATTGAACATGCCTCCGACTCGTTCCGAGGAGACTTATACGAAAAAACGCGGTATGAAGATGCCGCTTTCGATAATATTGATTTATACCACTATACTAAAAAAGAACTGCAAATACAAGTAACCGAAATAAATGGGGGCAGCGCTTCTACCCAAAACTCGATTTATTATCCAGAATATTTACATACATCAGACCAGACAGATGTTTTTTTAAAGGGAAGTTCTGCACCAGTAACCGATATTGTCACCAATAACACCGAAGGAAAGAAAATGCTGATTTTTGGAGATGAAAATGCAGGAACACTGGTACAGTTCTATCTGCCCCATTGTGAACAGATTACTGTAGTAAACCTGAATACCTGGAATACATCTTATCAGGATTGTATTGACCTTGATTCTTACCATACTGCGTTGTTCCTTTACTCTGTAAATTCGTTAAAGGAGAGCTCTCAGTTTGTAAAGCTAAAGCAGTTTTTTGAATAA
- a CDS encoding MBOAT family O-acyltransferase: MIFSTFSFLFCFLPVFFLVYYLLPAKVKNYWITLGSILFYSFGEPIYIILLVNIAIANYIIGRLYTKFQKDNRARVAWLVVGLAINLGIFISCKIMPDYISSYVKVTTVYHIPLGISFYILSCISYLVDIYWGKATIQKNFISYFVYLAMFPKVLAGPVISYQNFSGQLENRIISFSNISEGILLFGKGLGKKVLLADNLYPLCSQILAADDSSLSILTAWLGILAIIFRFYFDFSGYTDMARGLAKMMGFYLPRNFRAPFSSRSVTEFWHRWNISIIRWFKRYIFYPLNGIHKGKLWLVFNLLIVIAAYCFWRGFGWNVIIAAVFYVTILLGERFVWGNFLKKIPRFLGQFYTFFMTVFVFVMLSHPNVSSALSYLGVMFGWGRYPWINNETIYFFASYLVILLICIFISSHFLKHYKESLYLYYPKIYHLLKPMVIFIIWIFSIAFLMNSNTIPFLCFTL, translated from the coding sequence ATGATTTTTTCCACATTTAGCTTTCTATTCTGTTTTTTGCCAGTATTTTTTCTGGTTTATTATCTACTTCCAGCTAAAGTGAAAAATTACTGGATTACCTTGGGCAGTATTCTATTTTACTCTTTCGGGGAACCTATTTATATTATTTTACTGGTAAATATCGCAATTGCCAATTATATCATTGGCCGGTTATATACCAAATTTCAAAAGGATAACAGGGCAAGGGTTGCATGGTTGGTAGTAGGGCTGGCGATTAATTTAGGAATTTTTATTTCCTGTAAAATTATGCCGGATTATATTAGCAGCTATGTAAAGGTAACTACGGTTTACCATATTCCATTGGGAATTTCTTTTTATATTTTATCCTGTATTTCTTATTTAGTAGATATTTATTGGGGAAAAGCAACCATACAAAAAAATTTTATCTCTTATTTTGTATATCTTGCTATGTTCCCAAAAGTGCTGGCGGGACCGGTAATTAGTTACCAAAATTTTTCTGGACAGCTTGAGAACAGGATAATCTCTTTTTCCAATATTTCAGAAGGGATTTTATTATTTGGTAAAGGGTTGGGGAAAAAGGTTTTATTGGCGGATAACCTGTATCCATTGTGCAGCCAGATTTTAGCGGCAGACGATAGTTCCCTCTCTATTTTAACAGCATGGTTGGGAATATTGGCAATTATTTTTCGTTTCTATTTCGATTTTTCCGGCTATACCGATATGGCAAGGGGATTGGCAAAGATGATGGGATTTTACTTGCCACGTAACTTTCGGGCTCCCTTTTCCTCCAGGAGTGTGACAGAGTTTTGGCATAGATGGAATATATCCATAATCCGCTGGTTCAAACGGTATATTTTTTATCCACTCAATGGTATCCACAAAGGAAAACTGTGGTTGGTATTCAATCTTTTGATTGTAATCGCAGCTTATTGCTTTTGGCGTGGTTTTGGATGGAATGTGATAATAGCGGCAGTTTTTTATGTTACTATTTTATTGGGGGAACGGTTTGTTTGGGGCAATTTTTTAAAAAAGATTCCCCGGTTCTTAGGGCAGTTTTACACCTTTTTCATGACGGTATTTGTGTTTGTTATGTTATCCCACCCCAATGTAAGTTCTGCACTTTCCTATTTAGGGGTTATGTTTGGTTGGGGGCGTTATCCTTGGATCAATAACGAAACAATCTATTTTTTTGCATCCTATCTAGTTATCTTACTAATTTGTATCTTTATCAGTAGCCATTTTTTAAAACATTACAAAGAGAGCTTATACCTCTACTATCCAAAAATTTACCATCTTTTAAAGCCAATGGTCATTTTTATCATATGGATTTTTAGTATTGCTTTTTTAATGAATAGCAATACCATCCCCTTTTTATGTTTTACTTTGTAA